GCCCCCGCTTCGTCGCCCCGCCAACGCAACTGGCCGAGGGCGACCTCAGCGCCGCCGATGCCGCGGTCCTCGCGACCGGCGGCGCCAACCTGCGCACCGTGGAGATCGACGGCCACACCCGCGTCGTCGGCGTGGCCAGCCTGGGCGGTCGCCGGCCCGGGACGGCGGACGAGATCGCGGCCATCAACGCCCGACTGGCCACTTTCGAGGCCCCCGCCATCGCGCCCGCGCCGCTGGCACCGGCTCCCGCCGGGGTGACCCGGATGGATGTCGAGGAAGTCGGCCGGCCGGCCGGCTGACCGTCCGGCGGTGCAACCGCCCGCGACGTCACGCATTTTAAGGCCCTCCGCCAGACGGCCCAGCTTGGAACGTAACTTGACCGCAGCCGACCTGCCCGCAAACGAGACCGAGCGCCTGGCTGCGTTACGCGCCTACGACATTCTCGACAGCGAGCGCGAGCAGGGCTTCGACGACATCGTCAAACTGGCGTCGGCCGTCTGTGACGCGCCGATCGCGGTGGTCAACCTGATCGACCGCGGACGGCAGTGGTTCAAGGCGGAGGTCGGGCTGGGCGTGCGCGAGACGCCGCTCGAGACGTCGCTGTGCGCTCACGCCCTCCTGCAGGAAGACGGCATGGTCGTGCCCGACGCGACCCTGGATCCGCGGTTCGAGTGCAATCCCCTCGTCAGCCCGGAAGGGGGACTGAGGTTCTACGCCGGGCGGCTGCTGAAGAGTCGTGACGGCTACGTTCTGGGGACCCTGTGCGTGCTGGATACCAAGGCCCGGCCGCAGGGCCTGACCCCGCGTCAGGAAGAGACTTTGGAGATCCTGGCGCGGCAGGTCATGTCGCTGCTGGAGCTCAGGCGCACGGTCCGCGAGCGCGACAAGGGCATCGCCGACCTGGCCGAAAGCGAGTCCAAATTCCGCGCCATCGCGGACTCGATGCCCCAGATGGTCTGGTCGACCCGGCCCGACGGCTTTCACGACTACTACAATGCCCGCTGGTACGAGTTCACGGGCGTCCCGCCCGGCTCGACCGACGGCGAGGCCTGGAACGGCATGTTCCACGCCGAGGATCAGGAACGGGCCTGGGAGGCCTGGGAACACTCGCTCAGGACGGGCGATCTGTACGAGATCGAGTACCGCCTGCGCCGCGCCGACGGCGTCTATCGCTGGACCCTGGGGCGGGCGACGCCGATCCGGAACGCCGAGGGCCAGATCGTCCGCTGGTTCGGCACCTGCACCGACATCGACGATCTGAAGAAGATGGAGCAGGGCAAGGACCTGGTCAGCCAGGAACTGAGCCACCGGATCAAGAACATCTTCGCCGTGATCTCGGCCCTGATCGCCCTGTCCGCCCGCGAGTATCCCGAGGCCAAGGCCTTCGCCGCCGCGGTGCGCAACCGCATCGGGGCGCTCGCCCGGGCGCACGAGTTCGTCCGGCCCCATTCCGAGGTCTCGCGGCCGACGGTGGGCGACACCACGCTGCACACCTTCCTGAACGCGCTGTTCAAGCCGTATGCGGACAACAGCGGCCAGCCCCGCGTGCTGATCGAGGGCGAGGACGCCGTCTTCGACGACCAGGCGGCGACCTCGGTGGCCCTGCTGTTCCACGAACTGGC
This DNA window, taken from Brevundimonas subvibrioides ATCC 15264, encodes the following:
- a CDS encoding sensor histidine kinase — encoded protein: MTAADLPANETERLAALRAYDILDSEREQGFDDIVKLASAVCDAPIAVVNLIDRGRQWFKAEVGLGVRETPLETSLCAHALLQEDGMVVPDATLDPRFECNPLVSPEGGLRFYAGRLLKSRDGYVLGTLCVLDTKARPQGLTPRQEETLEILARQVMSLLELRRTVRERDKGIADLAESESKFRAIADSMPQMVWSTRPDGFHDYYNARWYEFTGVPPGSTDGEAWNGMFHAEDQERAWEAWEHSLRTGDLYEIEYRLRRADGVYRWTLGRATPIRNAEGQIVRWFGTCTDIDDLKKMEQGKDLVSQELSHRIKNIFAVISALIALSAREYPEAKAFAAAVRNRIGALARAHEFVRPHSEVSRPTVGDTTLHTFLNALFKPYADNSGQPRVLIEGEDAVFDDQAATSVALLFHELATNAAKYGALSTQDGRILLHTRAQDDRFILCWKEVGGPPVVSQPTRVGFGSSLATLSVEGQLGGRLERSWRPEGLVVEADLPATALSRRRAALKLA